From Corynebacterium pseudotuberculosis:
CCGAGCGTCCGGGTGCCGGACGATAGTCTATGTTCACAGGGTGCGTAACGGCGTTTACCGTCACAATGGGTGCTGCACCTACAAGACGTGAAAAATCGTGAGCATCTACGGTTGCAGACATAACAGCAAGGAATAGATCAGGGCGTAGCTCTCGGAGCTCGATGAGCATGCCTAGAACTAAATCGGTATCCAGTTGCCGCTCATGAACCTCGTCCACGATAACCGCCGATACTCCTGGTAACTCTGGGTCAGACAAAAGTCGGCGTAGAAGCACGCCTGGAGTAACAAACTCTATGAGCTTGCCGCGCCGAGACTCACCTCGCATACTAAAGCCCACGCTGCCACTATTTTTATGCAGGCCATCAAGGAAGATGAGTCGCTGTGCAGCTGCGCGGACAGCGACGCGACGAGGCACCACCACAATTACTTTGCCCTGATTGCACTGACTAGACCTGTTTTTATTCAGGATATTGGAAATTAACGGTGGAATTACTGTAGTTTTTCCCGTGCCCGGTGGCGCCTGGACTATCACGGAACCAGCAGCAAGCAAAGCCGACTCTATCGCGGGAACAGAATCCATAACTGGAAGTCCGCTACCAATGGAATCGAGGTCAAAGAAAGTCATAGTGGGATATATGCTACTGCGTGGTTTCGGCGGCTCTATTGCAGACCGTTTTCCAACCGCCTGTCTGCTGGAATGTGTAACTGTGGTGGGGATGGCTGCTTCAGCAGATATTGGATGACACCACTTTTGAGTGCGGAGGTAGTGCAAAGGGCTGTGGTTAAGAGGGGCAATGTTCATGCGCGTGATTCTAAAAACCAGGTTTGACATTGCTACTACATTTGGGTGGGTGCCTACGCTTTTCGATTCTTACCCAGTACCCAGATCTCCGCAGTTAATCAGGCCTGGAATCGTACATTTACCAGGCTTTCTTTCGTTCGCAGAACAGCGCGTAATGGTGGAGAAAGCGCGCGCGGTTGCGTGTCGATTAGCGCATACGCCTCTGGCGATGCATCAGCAACAATGGAAGAGCGGGACGATGAGCGCACATCTTATGTCTTTGGGAAAACACTGGGAATATAGCTCTCACCAGTATGTATCTGAATGGCAGGGGCAAGAAGTGCCCGATATCCCAAACAACTTTTTAACCCAAGCGTATGAGGCCTTCGAGCAAGCGGTTTGTCTCGACTCCGACCTGGCTCCGTGGGCTTCTGATTATCGCATCGATGCTGCCCTGGTGAACTACTATCCACCAGGCTCCGGGATGGGAATGCACCAGGATGTTTTTGAAGAATCCTCGGCTCCGGTTGTTTCACTATCCATAGGTGCCACAGCGGTGTTTCGCGCAGGAAATTCGGAAAATCGAAATAAACCCTGGCAAGACGTGCTGCTATTAAGCGGCGATGCACTTGTATTTGGTGGTCCTTCACGGAAGATATTTCACGGTATCAAGCGTATCGACGATGCCACTGTCCCGGATAATTGTGGGCTGGAAAGGGGACGGATCAATATAACTTTTAGGCAGGTAGAGCTGTAGTTTTATGCCTTATCGTCTCGATTTAGGGGGTATAGGGGGATGAGTGTCATAACGAGTTTATAGAGTGGGCACATGGATACCAGCAATGTACTGAAATCAACACCATTGAGCACAGATCTTGTTCTTGCGGAGGGACTCGTTGTAGGCGAAGACGGGCGAGTGCGCCCTGAATGGGCGGCAAAAGA
This genomic window contains:
- a CDS encoding alpha-ketoglutarate-dependent dioxygenase AlkB; amino-acid sequence: MFMRVILKTRFDIATTFGWVPTLFDSYPVPRSPQLIRPGIVHLPGFLSFAEQRVMVEKARAVACRLAHTPLAMHQQQWKSGTMSAHLMSLGKHWEYSSHQYVSEWQGQEVPDIPNNFLTQAYEAFEQAVCLDSDLAPWASDYRIDAALVNYYPPGSGMGMHQDVFEESSAPVVSLSIGATAVFRAGNSENRNKPWQDVLLLSGDALVFGGPSRKIFHGIKRIDDATVPDNCGLERGRINITFRQVEL